Proteins from one Malania oleifera isolate guangnan ecotype guangnan chromosome 4, ASM2987363v1, whole genome shotgun sequence genomic window:
- the LOC131152708 gene encoding protein MOTHER of FT and TFL1 translates to MARSMEPLVVGKVVGDVLDMFVPATEFTVHYGSKQVANGCDIKPSAATGKPRVQLLGGRSSTSNNLYTLVMVDPDAPSPSEPSLREWLHWIVVDIPEGMDATKGKEVVPYMGPQPPTGIHRYVFALFKQEEGSSMVGRMAEMDARCHFSTRHFAAHYGLGLPVAAVYYNSQKEPAARKR, encoded by the exons ATGGCTCGGTCAATGGAGCCTCTAGTCGTCGGAAAGGTGGTGGGAGACGTGCTAGACATGTTCGTTCCGGCCACCGAATTTACCGTCCACTACGGCTCCAAACAGGTGGCGAATGGCTGCGATATCAAACCCTCCGCCGCTACCGGCAAGCCCAGAGTCCAACTTCTCGGCGGTCGTTCCTCTACCTCTAACAATCTCTATACTCTT gTTATGGTTGACCCAGATGCTCCTAGTCCTAGCGAGCCATCGCTGAGGGAATGGCTTCACTG GATTGTTGTAGATATCCCTGAAGGGATGGATGCCACCAAAG GGAAAGAGGTGGTGCCGTACATGGGGCCGCAGCCGCCGACGGGGATACACCGGTACGTGTTCGCACTATTCAAGCAGGAGGAAGGGTCATCGATGGTGGGGAGGATGGCGGAGATGGACGCGCGGTGCCATTTCAGCACGCGCCACTTCGCAGCCCATTACGGGCTCGGTCTGCCAGTGGCCGCCGTCTACTACAACTCCCAGAAGGAACCCGCAGCCAGAAAACGCTAG